TCACGCAGTCGATGCTCGCCGGCGAAGACAAGAACGCAAAGGCTGACGACATCACGGTCAGGATGCTGGCTCCGACACTCCGCTATGACCTTCAGCTCGTCGCCGAGTCCGGTGGTGACCTGAAGGGCTTCAAGGGCATCCGCGCCGAAGTGCTGTTGCTCGGCGGCAGCAAGAGCCCGGCGTTCCTCCAAGCCGCGCTCGACGCCCTGGAGAAGGTCCTCCCACATGCGAAACGCGTCGAGTTCGCCGGGCTCGGCCATACAGCCTCCGGCAACAGCCGTGACCGAATGACTGGCAGAGGCGCCCAGCCATCCCGGGTCGCCGAGGAGCTACGCCGATTCTTTGACCAAGACGAATGCTCATCGTACGAGAGAGGAGAGCGGATCCATGACTGATGCATCTCGTAGTCGAGCGAATCCCTGGGCCGTCCTGGCGGTGTTCGCGCTGGGGACGTTCCTCACGCTCCTCGACCTGACGATCGTGAACATCGCGATCCCCAGGATCGTGGACGACACCCACGCGCCGCTCGACGGCATCCTGTGGATGCTCAACGCCTACAGCCTCGTGTATGCCGTCCTCCTCATCACCTCGGGTCGCCTCGGCGACCTCTTCGGTCCGCGCCAGCTCTTCGCGGCGGGCGTCGCGGTCTTCACCGTCGCCTCCGCGTTCAGCGGGCTCTCGCAGGACGCGACGCAGCTCGTCCTCTCACGGGCTGGCCAGGGTCTCGGCGCGGCGCTGCTCGCGCCGCAAGGGCTGCCGATGATCACCAGCCTCTTCGCGCCGAACAAGCGCGGCGGTGTCTTCGCCATCTTTGGCATGCTCGCCGGCCTTGCTGTCGTCCTCGGCCCGACGCTCGGCGGGCTCATCGTGTCGAGCTGGGGCTGGCGCTGGATCTTCTACGTGAACGTCCCGGTGGGTGCGCTCATCCTCGCGCTCACAGTGCGCGTCGTCCCGGACGTCCGTCCCGGCCGTCCGCACCGCCTGGACATCACCGGAGTGGCGCTCGCGACTGCCGGCCTCTTCGCCGTCGTATACGGCCTCATTGAAGGACAGCGCTACGACTGGGGCACGATCACTGGCTTCGTAAGCATCCCGTTCGTCATCGGCATCGGCATCGCCCTGCTGGCGATCTTCCTCGTCCAGCAGGCGCGGCGTCAGGGACGCGAGCCGCTCTTGCCGTTCGAGATCTTCGCCGACCGCAACTTCGCGCTCATGGCGTTCGTCCTCATGGCCATGGGCTTCGCGATCGTCGGCGTGTTCTTCCCGCTCACCATCTATTTCCAATCGGTCCTCGGCCTCGACGCGTTCTCCGCAGGCCTGACGATCGCCCCGCAGCCGGTCACGATGATGCTGGCGTCAGGCCCGATCGCCATGCTCATCCAACGGGGCTACGCGAAGCGCATCCTGTTCATCGGCCTGCTCCTGTTCGTCGCCGGGATGGGCCATGTGGCCTATACGGCGAGCGCTGAGGGCGATCGCTGGGCGCTCCTGCCGGGTCTCGTCGTCTCCGGGCTTGGCATGGCCGGCGTGTGGACACCACTGTTCGATCTCGGGACGCGCACGCTACAGCCTCGCCTCGCCGGCGCAGCATCCGGCGTCTTCAGCACTATCCAGGAGCTCGGCGCCGTCCTTGCGACGGCGGTCATCGGCGCAGTTCTCCAGAACCGGCTTGCGACATCGCTCCCGGCGGAGGCCGCGGCAAACGCGGCGCACCTTCCCGCACCGGTCCGCGCGCTGTTCGTGGACGGCTTTTCGGTCGCCGCGAAGCGGGGCCTCGAGGTCGGCGCCGGACAGAGCGGCACCGCGCTGCAGCTTCCGCCGGGCGTCTCCGCGGATCTCGCGGCGCAGATCGGCCAGGTCGCGCATGTGGTCTTCACGCACGCGTTCGTTGACGCGATGCGACCCGCGATGGCGCTGGCTCTTGCGGTCGTCTTCATCGCCGCGCTCGTGATGCTGCGCGCGCGTCAGCCGCGGAGTGCGACAGCGCTCGAGGTCGTCGAGGCTGCGGCATACAACGAAATGGAAAGGACATCTTGAGATGGATGCAGATCGACAAGCAGACAACGGTTGGGTCGGCGCGTTCCTTCTCGTAATCCCCGGCATGTCCGTCTTCGGTGCGGGGATCGGACTTGCGTTCGGTCAGGCGATCGCCGGCGCCGTCGCCGGCCTCGGTCTCGGCGCCGTGGCCTGGGGCGTCGTGGTGTCAGTCCTGCGGAAGTAAGGCGTCTTGTGAGACCAGCGAGAGAGCATGGTTTCGCCTAGTTCGTGCTTGATCGCGGATGTGGGTCACGCCTGAATTTCCGCGTAAAATGAGTGCTCCGCCGAGGTAGCTCAGTTGGTAGAGCAATGGTCTGAAGAATCGCGAACAGCGTGATCTGCGAAATTGCTCGGAAACTCGCGGCTGATACCGAAATTCGGGCTCGAGGAGCAATGGCCTCAACGGTCAATAGTCTAGGAAGTGCGGCGGGCAGGCCGTACGTTTTCCTCGCGGCTACGACACACGCGGGACCCATCTCTTCCTCGTGCCGTTCAACCTGCGGCGGTGATGCGCCGCGAGTGTCTAACCGACCCGGTTCCGGCTCACGTCTGCGTTCGTCATCGCTGGATCGGAGACGTCGGACGAGCCTATAACCCCCTGCGACCGCTAAGACGATGCCGGCTGGCCACTGCAGGCCTTGGTTGGGAACGCGGAGCGCGCCCACGCCCGCCTTCAGTATCGCGTTCGCCGTCGACGTAGCGGCGGTCCTCGATGAGCCCCTCGCGCGCTCGATCGCCGGCTCGTTCAGTCTGGTGGCGATGACGCACCGCCCATACCTGAGGCGCTTGCTGCAGATTCCCTGCTCGACCACACCTCGCGGATCGCGGAATGACAGAACCGCTGCATGGAGCAGCGCGATCCGATGAAGTCCGGAGCCGTGCCCCACCGCCCGTCCCTCCTGCGTGACCCGGAGTTCCTGAAGTACTGGGTCGCACACACGGTGTACGGCTTCGGGTTCCCGATCGCCGGTTTGGCTATCCCGATCGTCGCTGTCGTCTCGCTCGGCGCCGGCCCGATCGAGATGGGATACCTCGGCGCGGCGGGGACGTTCGCCTTCCTCGTCGTCGGACTTCCCGCCGGAGTCCTCGTCGACCACATGCGTCGGCGTCCGCTCATGATCGCACTCGACTTGCTTGGCGCGGGACTCCTGGTGCTCGTGCCGCTCGCGGCGCTCCTCGGAATGCTTCGGATGGAGTTGCTCTACAGCGTCGAGTTCCTCCTTGGGTGCCTTGGTGTCATCTCCACGGTGGCGTTCCAGGCGTTCCTGCCGACGCTCGTCGGTCGCGACCGGCTTGTCGAAGCCAACAGCCGCGTCCAGCTCAGCGCGTCGGCGGGGCAGGTCGCCGGTCCGAGTGTCGGCGGCCTGCTTGTCCAGCTCATCACCGCGCCCTTCGCCATCGTCGCGACCGTCCTGAGCAATCTCCTCGGCGTGATGCTGCTGTCGGTCATTCGCGTGAACGAGCCAACTCCGGCACCGCCTGAACGCTCGCTACTGGGAGAAGTAGGCGAGGGACTGGAGATCGTGATCAAGGATCCGCACATCCGCCCGATCATGCTTTGCGGCACCACACACAACATCTTCAGCAACGGGATGCTCGTTGCGCTCTACGTCCTCTTCGCGACACGCGAGCTTCACGTGACGCCTGCGGAGCTGGGCCTCATCTTCGCGGTCGCCGGTCCGGGCTCCATCATCGGCGCGGTCATCGCCGCGCGCGTCCCACGTCTCCTCGGGCTCGGTCCGGCCATCGGACTGATGCAGCTCCTCACCGGAGTCGCACGCTGCGCCATGCCCGTCGCGGCGCTCGCGGCGACGGCGGTCCCGCCGTTCGTCACGCTGGCGGCGGGCGAGTTCCTGCTCGCGATCGTGAGGACCGTCTTCAACGTGAATCAGCTCAGCCTCCGCCAGTCGATCACACCGGATCACCAGCTGGGACGTGTGAACGCGAGCATCCGCTTCGTCATGTGGGCCGCCGTTCCGTTTGGCGCGCTCGCCGGCGGATTCCTCGGCGACCGCATTGGTCTGCTTCCGACGATCTGGATCGGTGTCACGGGCACCACGATCGCGTCGCTCTGGATCTTCCTCACCTCAGTGCGATCGCTGCGTGAGGCGCCGCAGCCGCTGCCGGCTTCGTAGCCTTGGTCTGACGGACCACTCGTCGCACCGTGAACGGTCAGGTCGCCTGCCACATCGCTACGATCCCGTCGTGCCGGAGATCCGATACGACGCGTCCGTCATCCGCCGGTACTTCGACGAGTTCGGCATCCGCGAGTGGGAGCGCCTCGAACGACGACCGATGGACCGGGTCAACTTCGAGATGCATCGCCGGATGCTCGACCGCTTCGTGCGGTCCGGCGATCGCGTCCTTGAGATCGGCGCAGGGCCGGGCCGCTTCACCATCGAGCTCGCGCGGGTCGGAGCGCGGGTCACGGTCACTGACATCTCACCTGCTCAGCTCGATCTGAATAGCGAAAAGGTGGCCGCGGCCGG
This genomic interval from Candidatus Limnocylindria bacterium contains the following:
- a CDS encoding DHA2 family efflux MFS transporter permease subunit, encoding MTDASRSRANPWAVLAVFALGTFLTLLDLTIVNIAIPRIVDDTHAPLDGILWMLNAYSLVYAVLLITSGRLGDLFGPRQLFAAGVAVFTVASAFSGLSQDATQLVLSRAGQGLGAALLAPQGLPMITSLFAPNKRGGVFAIFGMLAGLAVVLGPTLGGLIVSSWGWRWIFYVNVPVGALILALTVRVVPDVRPGRPHRLDITGVALATAGLFAVVYGLIEGQRYDWGTITGFVSIPFVIGIGIALLAIFLVQQARRQGREPLLPFEIFADRNFALMAFVLMAMGFAIVGVFFPLTIYFQSVLGLDAFSAGLTIAPQPVTMMLASGPIAMLIQRGYAKRILFIGLLLFVAGMGHVAYTASAEGDRWALLPGLVVSGLGMAGVWTPLFDLGTRTLQPRLAGAASGVFSTIQELGAVLATAVIGAVLQNRLATSLPAEAAANAAHLPAPVRALFVDGFSVAAKRGLEVGAGQSGTALQLPPGVSADLAAQIGQVAHVVFTHAFVDAMRPAMALALAVVFIAALVMLRARQPRSATALEVVEAAAYNEMERTS
- a CDS encoding MFS transporter, encoding MEQRDPMKSGAVPHRPSLLRDPEFLKYWVAHTVYGFGFPIAGLAIPIVAVVSLGAGPIEMGYLGAAGTFAFLVVGLPAGVLVDHMRRRPLMIALDLLGAGLLVLVPLAALLGMLRMELLYSVEFLLGCLGVISTVAFQAFLPTLVGRDRLVEANSRVQLSASAGQVAGPSVGGLLVQLITAPFAIVATVLSNLLGVMLLSVIRVNEPTPAPPERSLLGEVGEGLEIVIKDPHIRPIMLCGTTHNIFSNGMLVALYVLFATRELHVTPAELGLIFAVAGPGSIIGAVIAARVPRLLGLGPAIGLMQLLTGVARCAMPVAALAATAVPPFVTLAAGEFLLAIVRTVFNVNQLSLRQSITPDHQLGRVNASIRFVMWAAVPFGALAGGFLGDRIGLLPTIWIGVTGTTIASLWIFLTSVRSLREAPQPLPAS
- a CDS encoding methyltransferase domain-containing protein; amino-acid sequence: MPEIRYDASVIRRYFDEFGIREWERLERRPMDRVNFEMHRRMLDRFVRSGDRVLEIGAGPGRFTIELARVGARVTVTDISPAQLDLNSEKVAAAGAEGAVVQRAVRDVLDLGAYAEGAFDATVCYGGALS